The Megalops cyprinoides isolate fMegCyp1 chromosome 9, fMegCyp1.pri, whole genome shotgun sequence genome has a window encoding:
- the LOC118783190 gene encoding active breakpoint cluster region-related protein-like, translating to MTDVLVSERGLTSACAPLEPCSEENGTDENAPAKRASNTGAKLWGRVRSKLLRQKLDPQTVQSKNWQMDVIEMNGIKVEFSMKFTGRDLTLKRTPSKKQSGVFGVKISVVTKRECSKVPLVIRQCIEEVERRGIEEVGIYRISGVATDIQTLKAAFNTNTTKDFPVILSDMDINAIAGTLKLYFRELPEALLTDRLYLAFLDGIALPDPAAKESCMMHLLCSLPDPNLSTFLLLLEHLRRVAEKESINKMSLLNLATIFGPTLLRPSEETTKGHITLVSDIWSHDVMAQVQVLLFYLQHPSVSFSELKRDSLYFSTDV from the exons ATGACAGACGTGCTGGTGTCCGAGCGCGGCCTCACCTCCGCATGTGCACCCCTGGAGCCCTGCAGTGAGGAGAATGGGACGGACGAGAACGCCCCCGCCAAGAGAGCCTCCAACACAGGGGCCAAGCTGTGGGGCCGCGTGCGCAGCAAACTCCTGCGACAAAAG ctgGACCCACAAACCGTGCAGTCCAAGAACTGGCAGATGGATGTCATAGAGATGAATGGG ATCAAAGTGGAATTCTCAATGAAGTTTACGGGGCGGGACCTGACTCTGAAAAGGACACCTTCAAAGAAACAAAGTGGAGTGTTTGGAGTCAAAATCAGTGTTGTGACAAA GAGGGAGTGCTCAAAGGTGCCCCTGGTCATCCGCCAGTGCATcgaggaggtggagaggagggggatcGAGGAGGTGGGAATCTACAGGATCTCCGGGGTGGCCACAGACATCCAGACCCTGAAAGCAGCCTTTAACACAA ATACCACCAAAGACTTCCCGGTGATCCTGAGTGACATGGACATCAACGCCATTGCGGGTACCCTGAAGCTGTACTTCCGCGAACTCCCAGAGGCTCTGCTCACAGACCGGCTGTACCTGGCCTTCCTGGACGGGATAG CACTGCCGGATCCCGCTGCCAAGGAGAGCTGCATGATGCACCTCCTGTGTTCCCTGCCCGACCCCAACCTCAGCACCTtcttgctgctgctggagcaccTCCGGAG GGTTGCAGAGAAAGAGTCCATCAACAAGATGTCCCTGCTCAACCTGGCAACCATTTTCGGCCCCACATTGCTGAGGCCCTCGGAGGAGACCACCAAAGGACACATCACCCTGGTCTCTGACATCTGGTCACATGACGTCATGGCCCAG GTCCAGGTCCTCCTCTTCTACCTGCAGCATccttctgtctccttctccGAGCTCAAACGCGACAGCCTCTACTTCTCCACCGACGTGTAG